GCTAACGCAAGGAAAAGGACCATGCCGAAAATTATGGTTAAAAGAACAGGTTCTATGCTTGCCTGAAGCATACTGAGCTGATGGTCTAAATCTTCGTCGAAGTAATCGGAAACCTTCGCAAGCATTTCGTCTATATGCCCTGTTTCCTCCCCGACGCTCACCATTTGAATTACGATGCTCGAAAATATTTTGGAGTTTTTAAAACTGTTGGAGATGGATTCCCCCTTCGTAACATCTAATTGTATTTCATCTATTTTTTTGGTAAAAAATTTATTGTTTACGGCATTTCTAATGAGTTCGAACGACCTGTTCACCGGCAGCCCGCTCTGAAACAACAGCCCAAAAATCCTTGTAAACTGGCTCATCATAGATTTGTAAAATATACTCCCGAAAATAGGTATTTTCAGCTTGTATTCATCCCACCAAAGCCTTCCGCCTTTAGAGTTTATAAATAACTTTACGGCAATAACCGATGATGCGACCGCCCCGAAAATTATGTACCAGTAATTTACGAAAAAATTCGATATTGCAACCAAAATCCTTGTCTCCAAGGGAAGCGGAACATTAAAACTCTTGTAAAGCATAGCAAATTTCGGTATTACAAATCCGACAAGGATAACTACGGCAATAACAATGGCAGATAATACTATTTTCGGATAGAATGTGGCGCTTCTCACTTTTGATTTAACTGCCATATCCTTTTCCATTAAGAGCGCAAGCCTTACGAGTATGTCATACAAAAGCCCGCTTGTTTCCCCGACCCCTACCATATTGACATAAATTTCCGAAAAAACATTCGGATGCCTTGCCAGACTTTGAGAAAGGGTTTGACCGCTTTCGACATCCTGTTTAACCCCGTTTAAAATAGCTTTAAATTTCCTGTTTCTGGTAAATTCTATTAAGGAATCTAAACTTTTTGTAAGCGGAACTCCTGATTGGTAAAGCGTAGCTAATTGTCTTGAAAAAATAACTACATCCTTTTTGGATACCGTCTGAAGGATTGGGAATATGTCCCCCCAGGAAAAACTCGTTGCCTCTTCCACCTGTATCGGGATAAGCCGTAAATCCTCTATTTGTTTTTCGGCAGAAATAGGCGATGCGGCTTCCAGCCTTCCGACTATGAGTTTTCCCGATTTATCCCTTGCCCTGTAACTGTAAATAGTCATAATTAATTCCTTAATCCTGTGTGAGAAATTATTCAAATACTTCAATATTAAACAATACCTGATTCCCGCTTCGCTCTCGTGCTTTACGGCACTCGTGAAGTTCCAAAGGAACTTCACGAGCACGAAGGAAGGGAGCGAAGCGATAATCCAGAAAATAACATTTCTAATGCAGGACTAAGGTAATTTTATTTTATATATCCTGCGTGGCTTGAAGAACCTCTTCAAGCGTGGTACTGCCGTCTATAACCTTTTTTAATCCCGCTGTCCGCAACGGAACGAATCCTTCCCCGACAGCCTCGCTTCTAATTTGCGCCGAATCTGCCCTTTCGATTATTAACTTTTGAATATTTCTAGTTGGCATTAAAAGTTCCATAATACTAATCCTCCCGTAAAAGCCTGTATCCCTGCACAAATCGCATCCCGCTTCTTTATAAAATGTATAGGCGGCATCGGAAGACAGCCCCAACTCTTTAATAACCGCCGGTTCAGGCGTATAAGGCTTTTTGCATTTATCGCACAACTTTTTAACCAACCTTTGCCCGACTGCCCCTGCAAGCGACGATGAAATTAAAAACGGCTCTATCCTCATATCCAAGAGCCTTGAAATAGCATTAGACGCATCCTGGGTATGAAGCGTAGAAACGACAAAGTGGCCTGTCAGCGCTGCCTGAATCGAAATTCGAGCCGTCTCGTCGTCTCTTATTTCGCCCACTAATATAATATCCGGGTCCTGCCTTAAAACTGCCCTTAAAGCCCCTGTAAAGCTCACGCCGCCTCTAAGATTAGCTTCAATCTGGTTGACATGCCTTATCTTGTATTCAACGGGGTCTTCCACCGTTACTATATTCTTATTTAAGCTGTTAAGTTCCGTAATTACGGAATATGCCGTCGTCGTTTTACCGGAGCCGGTAGGACCGGTTATAAGAAACAGTCCGTATTTTTTATATATTATTTTTAAAATTTTATCCTTTATATTTTTATCTAAAGGCAAATCCGAAACCTTAGAAATGCTCAAAGACTTATCCAATAATCTAAGAACGGCCTTTTCTCCGTTTATCATCGGAACGATGGAAACCCTGACATCAAGATTTTTACCGCCCGCATTTATTTCGAATCTCGAATCCTGAGGATTCCTTTTTTCGGCGATATCCATATTAGCCATTATTTTTATTCTTGCAATAACGGGGTTTAAAAACTGGAGCGGAATCCTGTTTACATCTATAAGCTCCCCGTCAACCCGCTCTCTGACGATAATTTCATCGGTCAAAGGCTCTATATGAATATCCGAAGCCCTGTTTTTGGAGGCAGAAAATATAATGTTATCTACGAGCTTTATGATATTTATGTCCTCAGACTCCAGAACCTCTTTAACCGTTGCAGACGCCGCCCGCGGGATAGAAAAGCCTGCCGCCGCCCCGGGAGTATTCGTAGCAATATTTTGGCCGAAAGAAGCCTTTGATATATCTTTAGCCGTATAAACAAAGTCTATCGCTCTTATTATTTCATGTTCTTTTGCCAGAACTATTTCTATATTGTAATGGACATGCCTTCTTAACGCATCGGTTGCAAAGACATTCAAAGGGTCCGATAAGGCAACGGTAAAAATACCGTCTGAGAGACTTATCCCTACCATTTTAAATTGTCTTGAAAGCCCCTCGGGTATAATTTTTCCGACTGCCGGGTCTATAATAATTTTCGATAAATCGATCTTTTTTACATTGAGCTGTGACGACAAGGCATCTATCATATTGTCTTCCGACAAAATTCCGAGATTTGTTAACGCCGCGCCTAATCTTAAATTTCTTTTTTTTGCCTCGATAAGAGCGGTTTCAAGCTGTGTCTGATTTAAAAGCTTTGCATCGATTAAAATCTCGCCGAGCTTTTTTGTCTTAGATAAGTTATTAATCAATAAGCCCATAATAGTATTACCATAATTTTATCACCCTTATGCGTTGCGCGTCACGCTACCTGCTCCTCTGTTTGTTCTTCGGGGCATCCCTTACTCAGAGATGGGAGCATCCCGTTATTCTTCCCGTATGCGTTAAAATTTGTATGCACCCGATACCTTTAAATACTCGCTTCTAAATTCATCGACCCCAATCTGCCCGGGAGCCGTTATTCCTGATGGGGAAGAGCAGTACGCAAGCGACGAACCGTAAAGCAAAGATAAAACCCTTGTTATTTTCCCTTTTTCACCCATGCTAAAGACGGTAAAATCTGGAAAAGTTGACGAACCTTCCGTTTTAATCCTGGCGAGTTTTTGGTTTTTCTCAAGCGTATTTAAGGCGTCTTCGCTTGAATTTGCCGTATCGGCAATTTTAAAAAAATCGGCGCCGAAAAAACTTGAATCGATATAATATTGAATCGTATCCCGTAAATTTATGGGCTTGCTATTATCATGAACGGACAGAATAACCTTTGAGTTTTTAGAGCGGGCAAAAAGAATAAATTCTTTTATTAAATATCTTTCTAAAATATCAAGCTCGATATCGACAAAATGTATCCCAACTTCTACAAGCGATTTTAAGAATCTAAACCTGTCGGAATTTTCCGTACCTCTTTTTGTGCCGATTATATTTATACCGTTATCATTTGAATAAGAAATTAATTTAGAAATCTTTTTGACAATTAGATGGTCGTTTAGCAGGGGCAAGGCGGCGGTCTCTTTAATTAAATCGAATCTAATTTCTAAAAATTCAACGCCTTTAGCCTTAGCATAATCTATATCTGGAAATATATTATCCAATGTCGTGTTTCCGACGGACAAGCACAGTCTCGGCATAGCCAGTAAATCCTTCGATAATTTAATTAATTATGTTTATTTAGTTTTAATCTTTTCCGATGCCAGTTCCCCGCCCAATCCCCACTCATCCTTCGGAAAGTCTTCCACGACAACCCATACGGCTTTTTCGTCTATATTTAAACTTTCTGCCACACTTTTAGTAACAGATTCGATAAGATTTTTCTTTTGTTCCTTTGTTCTTCCTTCAAGCATTTTAATGGACACAAACGGCATTTTATTCCTCCGAAGGTATAAAATAATTTAATGATTATTAAGTTAAAGCGAGCTTGAAACTTTTAATTTTAATAAAACTTACTATAACAATTTTTTATAAATTATTCAATTATCCTTTTTCCTTTTTATAACGAACGATAAGACTAAATCCCTTACGGGGTCTTCATAAATCTGGGGAGTGTAAACTTCTACGGCCACAAAATAACTGGTCAGGGAAACATCGGCAACCCTGATTAACGGGGACGGGTCTTTTTCGATTAAGTTATTAACCCCGCCGTTACTATTATTGTTACTATTTATATCATCTGCGCCTGCGCCTGTTAAGTAATTAAATAATTCCGTTTTAAAACTTTCGAAATCTACTTTTTTATCCAGCTCGAACCTCACTCTGACTATCCTTCTGCGCGTATTAGAGTAATTCGTTATCAAAGCCTGCATTAAAATATTATTCGGCGCTCTCATAGTAAAGCCGCTATCTTCGACAATTGTCGTAAAAAGTATATTAATGTCTTTTATGACCCCCGTATATCCGGGCTTGACAGCCTCATGCTGATAAGTTGACATTAAAAGACCGTATTGCCATGTTACAACGGTTATCCTGTCTCCTATTCTGAAGGGTTTTCCAAAAATAATTACAAATCCGGCAAATAAATTAGACAGAAGGGACTGCGATGCGATACCCAGTATTACGCCCAAAAAAGTAGCGCCGAGAAGAATGTTGGATATGTCTATGCCTAAGGTGGTAAAAATAAATAATACCAGAGTAAAATATGCGATAAAGCTGAGTAAAAATCTAAAAAATCCGGCTCTGTCCTCGGAAATATAGCCGCCGAGTACCTTAAATAAATTCTTTTGGATAACCTTTATCGCGATTATCCCAAAAACCGCTATAAAAACAGCCTCTATAATGGAAAAGGAACCTTTCGGCAGAGAACCTTTCGGAAAATATCTCGCGTAATATGATATGACATAAAAACCGACAAAAGATAAACCGCCGAGAACGGCTATTAATATCAGCGCATTAAATAATTTACGTATATACCTATTCTTAAGATAGTCGTTTTTATAGTCGTCCTTTTTCTTTTTCATAGTTAATATTTCCTTAAATCACCGTTAGAAATTTATTTTTCTGGATTCCTGCTTTCGCAGGAATGACAGCCGTTGGGTGAAAAGTTAAATTCCAACATTGTCATTCCTGCGAAAGCAGGAATCCAGAATTTATAATATGTTGAAACAATTTTAATAGTTTCTAACGGCGATTTAAGGTATTTTTATTTAATCTGTTTTTGTCGGTTCAAATTAAATAAAGCGCCGTAAGAAAATTATATGCCCAATCGTAAATATCATTTTCCATAATAACATTTTGCATTTTAGATATCCTTCTTTCTTTTTCTTCCCTGCTCATAAAAAGCCCGTTATATATCTTTTCGGCGAAGCATTCCGTATTAAACGGATTAACCAAAAGAGCATCATACAACTCTTTCGCCGCCCCGGCAAACCGGGATAATATAAGCATTCCGTTATAATCGGTATCCGACATGATATATTCTTTAGAAACAAGGTTCATACCGTCATGCAGCGGGCTGACTATCATAACATTGCACAGCCTGTAATACGCTAAATAAACCTCTAAATCAAGCTGCTTAAAATATCTTACGATAGGATACCAGTCGGATGTTCCATACTTCCAGTTAATATTATTTATAAGTCCTGAAATGTCGTCGTTAAACTTTTTATAGGCATCGATATGTACTCTCGACAATACCCCAAATTGTACAAAAACAAACTTGCCCTGAAGTTCGGGATGGTTTTCCAACAACCTGTCGATTGCCGTTAACTTTTCGATAATCCCCTTGGTGTAATCCAACCTGTCAACCGAAACAGCCAAAAATTCATACGAAGGTTCGATAATCTCGTCATTTTTTTGAATATTGTCGATTATCTTATCTACATCTTCGGATTTGGCAAGGTGATTTAAATAATTTGCATCTACGCTAATCGGAAAAGACATAACTTTGGTTTTATGTCCTTTATATGTAACGGAGTAATCCGCCCAATTAACCTGAGCCTCAAGCTCCCACTCGCATGCCCTTAAAAAATTCTGGCAGTGGTATATTATTTGAAAACCGATCAGATCGTTTGCCAACAAACCCTCGAGCAGTTCCATCTTTTCGGGGCATATCGAAAATATTTCGGGATTCGGCCACGGAATATGCCAGAAGATAGATGTTTTAATGTTTTCGTCATAATCTTTTAAATATTTGGCGCATCTCGCAAGGTGATAATCCTGGAGCCATACAACATTTTCGAGAATACCGCCGCCATTATCGCCGTTTGCGCCGCTATTCGAACCTTCGATCTCTTCTATTATCGAATCCGCAAACTTTTTATTTACCTCGTCATAAGATAAAAACTGATTAGAATTAAAAACCGGCTTAATATATACGGTATGGCATAACGGCCATAAAACCGAGTTTGCGTAACCGTAATAATATTCATTTAAGTCGTTTTTTGTAAGAAAAACCCTTTTTAGCGTATAAGATTCTTCCCCTTCGGGCAGTTTTATTTTTCCGCCGCCATCGGAAACAGCCTTATCGGCACTTCCGCCGCCATAGGCAATCCATGTTCCGTGAAGATTTCGCATTATAGGTTCAAGCGCTATGGTAAGACCGCCGATAGATTTGACGGCCTTAATCTTTTTCCCTGCATATTCATGCGCAATAGGTTCTCTGTTGGAAACAACGATTAAATTAATATTGCCTAATTTTTCTTTTATTAAATTATTAAATCTTTCTTTTTCCATTTATTCGGGTTTTTATATAAATTTAATTAAAAGATAAATTGTTGGGTTGTTGAGGACGGTTTATTTGAATATTTTATATTATTTTTGTTATTTTTTCAATATTTTAATATTTTTCGTTATATGTTATTTTAAATTAATATGCTATACAACGGTATCGAAAGAATAGATAAAATAAAAAAAATTATCGCAGCGGCTAACCCGGATGTAATCGTTTTTTGCGTTGATTTCGACGGCACATTGGTCAAAATATGTAAAAGTCCATATGATGTCGCCGTTGCCCCCAGCCTGTATGATTTTTTAACCAAAATAAATACTATAAACAATATTTTTTTATGCATAGTAACGGGAAGGGAATTAGCCGATATAGAACAGAGAGTTAATATAAAAAGAAATATAATTTATTCGGGAAATCATGGATTTGAAATTAAAAGCTATTACAAAGATTTTAAATTAAATTTTTTAATAGAAAACGCAGTTAACTACATTCCTTTATTAACGGAGGCTCTAAGCCAGATTAAAAAGAAGGGTATAAACAATTTGATAATCGAAAACAAGAAATTTTCCATAAGCATGCATTACAGGCTTTTAAACAACAACGAGGCAAAGTTTCTCAAGCAAAGCGTCAAAGATATAATAACCAAAAATCCTGAATTTAAAAAATATTTGCATATAACAAGAGGGAAAAAGATACTGGAAATAAGGCCAAGGATTGATTGGAATAAGGGTTCCGCCTGCGATTATATTATTAAAGAGATGTCAAAAACCTGCTTAGTTTCCAGTAATAGGACTGGCTCCGCCGGATCCGCCGCCCTGCCTAACCCCGTTTCAACTAAAAAATTTAATGTTTTAAGGGTAAATATCGGCGACGATATTACCGATGAGACGATGTTTTCGCATAACTATTCCTTTAATCTGGAAGAAAATACCTTTAATGTCAGCCTTATAAACTGTGTTATAGGCAAAAAGCAATCTTTGGCAGATTTTTATCTTGCAGATTATAGCCGCACGCCTGTTTTTATAAAAAACATCATTGACATTTTTTCGGGTTGATAAACGCAAAGAAGTAAGCATCGTAATTTTTTTTTAATTTGATTTATTTGGTTTTATGTTATATAATTAAAATAAATGAGGTTTTATATTTTCACCTTAACTCCTCAATGTAATGTCCTCCTAACCTGCCGGTTAAAAACTACTTCCGGCAGGTTTTTTTATGTCATTTTCACTAAATTTTTACTACCGGTAATTTTGGAACAAGAAAGGAACAAAAAAGTTATGACATTTCTACTTTGCCTCGACAAGGAACAACCCTAAATTGCCGATAGAAAATTATTTTTCTGGATTCCCGCTTTCGCGGGAATGACACCTGTTGGGTGAAAAGTTAAATTCAGGGATTGTCATTCCTGCGTAGGCAGGAATCCAGTATTGATAATATTTTGAAGCAGTTTTAAGAGTTTCTATCGGCAATTTAGGGGAACAAGAAAGTTATTGACAGTGGATTAAATTTCACATATACTAATTAGGAATAATCGGTAATAAATCTTTAATCGCTTAGCTTTTTAGTTTATATATCTCAAATTGATGCCGGTATATATTTAATCGCCGGGTTCAATTAATTTTATATTCCCCGATAGCTCAGCCGGCAGAGCAAGTGGCTGTTAACCACTGGGTCGGCGGTTCGAATCCGTCTCGGGGAGCCACTTTAATGTTAGTAGAAAATGAATGATAGATTGGCATATCGCTTGATAAGTCGATCACGACCAAAGGGAGTCATCTGTCTCGGGGAGCCAGTTAAAACCGCGGCTTACGGCTCTCTTAAAAACCGTAAAAGTTCGTCTTCGGGAACGGGTTTCGAGAATAAATATCCTTGAACCATGTCGCACCCGAAGGAATTTAATATTTCCAACTGCTCTTCGGTTTCCACCCCTTCGGCAATAGTCTTCATGCCTAACTTGGAAGCCAGAACCACGACGGTATTAACTATCGCCAAATCCTTGGGATTTTCCATCATGCCTCTTATAAATGAAATATCTATCTTGATAAAATCCGCGGGTATATTTTTAATATAAGACAAGGAAGAATAGCCCGTGCCAAAATCGTCTAATGAAATCTTAATCCCTTTTTCTTTAAAAGCATTCAATATTTTAAGAGCATAATCAAAATTTTGTATAAACAGGCCTTCCGTTATTTCGATATTAAGCATGGACAGATTAATTCCGTATTTGTCCAACGCGGAAACAACCATGCCTATCAGGCCTTCCTTTCTAAAACTGGCAGGAGATATGTTCATTGAAACCGGCGCGATGTTAAGCCCCTTTTCTTTCCATTCCTTTAAATTTCCGCAAATCTTGTCTATCAAAAACTCTTCGAACCGCCTTATAAGCCCCGTCTTCTCAAGAAGAGGAATAAACTTAACAGGGGGTATGAAGCCGGCATCTTTATTGTTCCACCTTGCCAGAGCCTCCATGCCGCATATTTTACCTGTTTTTATGTCGAAATAAGGCTGATAATGAATTAAAAACTCTCTATTTTTAAATGCGTTTATTACGCTGTTTTTCATCAGTAAAAACTCGGATGCCATGGTGTTCATCGATGCCGTAAAAAATTCATATTCCCCTTCCCCCTGCTCTTTTGCGCTTGAAAGGGCGATGTCCGCCGATTTTAAAAGGTCTCCTGCATTTTTTCCGTCATCGGGAAAGATAGATACACCCATAGTAAAAGAAATATTGAATGACTCGGGTATGGCCTCCTTTATATTGGTAATACTGTAATAGTCTTCTGCTTCCAATTTGGGCGCTGATTCATCTTCGATATACAAAGGATTTTTAAATTCTTCTTTTATTCTATCGATTATCCGCAAAATATCTTCTTTATTTTGTAAATCGGTAAATAATATTCCAAACTTATCATCTCCCACCCTTGCAGCTATATCCCCATCCCGCATAACTTTATTTAATCTTTTTGAAAAACTTTGTAAAAGCTTATCTCCGACACTATACCCATAAGTATTATTAATATAGGATAATTTATAAAAATCAATTACCGCAAGAGAAGCGTTCAGCCCTTTATATTCTCCCCTGCCAAGATAACCATCGATACGGGAGATAAAAAAACTCCTGTTCGGAAGATTAGTTAACGGATCGTGAAGCGAGATATATCTTAATTCTTCCCCCAATGTCTTTTCCTGCGTTATATCTTTAGCTATGGACACAAAATTTATGACTTTCGAATCTTCTTTATTTTTTATAGGAACAACCGTTGCATCTAAAGTAAATAATTCGCCGTTTTTTCTTCTGTTTGTAAAAATACCTTTAAAAACTTCTCCTGAACTTATTGTATCCCAGAAGGTTTTATAGAATTCGGCTTTATATAATCCAGATTTGAAAATCCTCGGATTTTTTCCTATAAGCTCTTCTTTTTTATATCCGCTTATATTTTCTGCGCCGCTATTAGCATATTCGATATTTCCAAGCCTATCGGTTACCATCATCCAATCAGGGCCGTTTTCTATTGCCGTGTATAGAGTATGCATCCATTTTTCGTTTGCTATTTTTTCGGTTATGTCTAAAATTATCACTAATAAGCACCGTTTATCGTTTAATGTAATCACGGTTATATGAGGCTGGACTATTTTTATTTCGCCGTTTTTAAGTTTATGTTGAAAAACTGCGACCCTGCCCCCTTCCGCAGCCGCCGTTCTTCTAAAAGTTTTAAGTTCCTGAGGAGTATGGGAAACATTTATATCGTCCACATCCATATTCAGCAGCTCGTCTTTTGAATACCCGTAAAACTTCACGGCAATGTTATTGGCATCCATAAAACGGCCGCTTTCGACATCGACAATAAAAGAAGGGAGCGGCAGATTGTAAAAAAAAGATTTAAACCGCTGTTCACTTTTTAATAAAGTCTCTATTTCTATAAACTTATTTTTATTAAAGTAGCGAAAAAATAAAATTCCGAGAAGCAACACAATAATAACGCCGGCTATCGTCGTATAAATAGCTATGTTAATAAGCCTGCCTGAGTATAGCTTAGTATCTTTAATAATATTTGCGGTAGGTAAATGGGAAAGATAAAGGGCATGTTTTAAAAAAAGCTTGTATGAAATTCTGGACGATATATATTTGGGATGTTTTACAATTATTTTAAGTATAGGTCTGCTGATATTTTTCCACTTAAAGTATGATTTATTAAAATATGATATAATCGGGCGGTTATTTTTTAAAAACGCGCTGTTTTTTTTAATAAATCCGTCAAGTTCTTTATACTGCTTATCGGTTCTTTTCAAGCTCTGTTCTAAGCTGTTTAAAGCCTGTTTAAAATGTATTTTTTGGGACGGCGAGGGTTTTAAGGCGCCGTAATATATAACTTTATCCACCCCGCTTTTAATATGTCTTATGTCTTTATTCAGTTCCATTGTTTTTAATAAAAGATTTGAATTAAAAGCGGTAATATTTTTTACGGGAATCGGACCCGTGAAGAACAAAATAGCGGCAATTAGGA
The Candidatus Acidulodesulfobacterium ferriphilum genome window above contains:
- a CDS encoding type II secretion system F family protein gives rise to the protein MTIYSYRARDKSGKLIVGRLEAASPISAEKQIEDLRLIPIQVEEATSFSWGDIFPILQTVSKKDVVIFSRQLATLYQSGVPLTKSLDSLIEFTRNRKFKAILNGVKQDVESGQTLSQSLARHPNVFSEIYVNMVGVGETSGLLYDILVRLALLMEKDMAVKSKVRSATFYPKIVLSAIVIAVVILVGFVIPKFAMLYKSFNVPLPLETRILVAISNFFVNYWYIIFGAVASSVIAVKLFINSKGGRLWWDEYKLKIPIFGSIFYKSMMSQFTRIFGLLFQSGLPVNRSFELIRNAVNNKFFTKKIDEIQLDVTKGESISNSFKNSKIFSSIVIQMVSVGEETGHIDEMLAKVSDYFDEDLDHQLSMLQASIEPVLLTIIFGMVLFLALAIYLPIIDVINFAKQG
- a CDS encoding GspE/PulE family protein gives rise to the protein MGLLINNLSKTKKLGEILIDAKLLNQTQLETALIEAKKRNLRLGAALTNLGILSEDNMIDALSSQLNVKKIDLSKIIIDPAVGKIIPEGLSRQFKMVGISLSDGIFTVALSDPLNVFATDALRRHVHYNIEIVLAKEHEIIRAIDFVYTAKDISKASFGQNIATNTPGAAAGFSIPRAASATVKEVLESEDINIIKLVDNIIFSASKNRASDIHIEPLTDEIIVRERVDGELIDVNRIPLQFLNPVIARIKIMANMDIAEKRNPQDSRFEINAGGKNLDVRVSIVPMINGEKAVLRLLDKSLSISKVSDLPLDKNIKDKILKIIYKKYGLFLITGPTGSGKTTTAYSVITELNSLNKNIVTVEDPVEYKIRHVNQIEANLRGGVSFTGALRAVLRQDPDIILVGEIRDDETARISIQAALTGHFVVSTLHTQDASNAISRLLDMRIEPFLISSSLAGAVGQRLVKKLCDKCKKPYTPEPAVIKELGLSSDAAYTFYKEAGCDLCRDTGFYGRISIMELLMPTRNIQKLIIERADSAQIRSEAVGEGFVPLRTAGLKKVIDGSTTLEEVLQATQDI
- a CDS encoding type I 3-dehydroquinate dehydratase, which translates into the protein MPRLCLSVGNTTLDNIFPDIDYAKAKGVEFLEIRFDLIKETAALPLLNDHLIVKKISKLISYSNDNGINIIGTKRGTENSDRFRFLKSLVEVGIHFVDIELDILERYLIKEFILFARSKNSKVILSVHDNSKPINLRDTIQYYIDSSFFGADFFKIADTANSSEDALNTLEKNQKLARIKTEGSSTFPDFTVFSMGEKGKITRVLSLLYGSSLAYCSSPSGITAPGQIGVDEFRSEYLKVSGAYKF
- a CDS encoding 4-oxalocrotonate tautomerase family protein, whose protein sequence is MPFVSIKMLEGRTKEQKKNLIESVTKSVAESLNIDEKAVWVVVEDFPKDEWGLGGELASEKIKTK
- a CDS encoding mechanosensitive ion channel family protein translates to MKKKKDDYKNDYLKNRYIRKLFNALILIAVLGGLSFVGFYVISYYARYFPKGSLPKGSFSIIEAVFIAVFGIIAIKVIQKNLFKVLGGYISEDRAGFFRFLLSFIAYFTLVLFIFTTLGIDISNILLGATFLGVILGIASQSLLSNLFAGFVIIFGKPFRIGDRITVVTWQYGLLMSTYQHEAVKPGYTGVIKDINILFTTIVEDSGFTMRAPNNILMQALITNYSNTRRRIVRVRFELDKKVDFESFKTELFNYLTGAGADDINSNNNSNGGVNNLIEKDPSPLIRVADVSLTSYFVAVEVYTPQIYEDPVRDLVLSFVIKRKKDN
- a CDS encoding trehalose-6-phosphate synthase translates to MEKERFNNLIKEKLGNINLIVVSNREPIAHEYAGKKIKAVKSIGGLTIALEPIMRNLHGTWIAYGGGSADKAVSDGGGKIKLPEGEESYTLKRVFLTKNDLNEYYYGYANSVLWPLCHTVYIKPVFNSNQFLSYDEVNKKFADSIIEEIEGSNSGANGDNGGGILENVVWLQDYHLARCAKYLKDYDENIKTSIFWHIPWPNPEIFSICPEKMELLEGLLANDLIGFQIIYHCQNFLRACEWELEAQVNWADYSVTYKGHKTKVMSFPISVDANYLNHLAKSEDVDKIIDNIQKNDEIIEPSYEFLAVSVDRLDYTKGIIEKLTAIDRLLENHPELQGKFVFVQFGVLSRVHIDAYKKFNDDISGLINNINWKYGTSDWYPIVRYFKQLDLEVYLAYYRLCNVMIVSPLHDGMNLVSKEYIMSDTDYNGMLILSRFAGAAKELYDALLVNPFNTECFAEKIYNGLFMSREEKERRISKMQNVIMENDIYDWAYNFLTALYLI
- the otsB gene encoding trehalose-phosphatase yields the protein MLYNGIERIDKIKKIIAAANPDVIVFCVDFDGTLVKICKSPYDVAVAPSLYDFLTKINTINNIFLCIVTGRELADIEQRVNIKRNIIYSGNHGFEIKSYYKDFKLNFLIENAVNYIPLLTEALSQIKKKGINNLIIENKKFSISMHYRLLNNNEAKFLKQSVKDIITKNPEFKKYLHITRGKKILEIRPRIDWNKGSACDYIIKEMSKTCLVSSNRTGSAGSAALPNPVSTKKFNVLRVNIGDDITDETMFSHNYSFNLEENTFNVSLINCVIGKKQSLADFYLADYSRTPVFIKNIIDIFSG
- a CDS encoding bifunctional diguanylate cyclase/phosphodiesterase, which produces MIFKNNSIYLIEGLFLIAAVLIAAILFFTGPIPVKNITAFNSNLLLKTMELNKDIRHIKSGVDKVIYYGALKPSPSQKIHFKQALNSLEQSLKRTDKQYKELDGFIKKNSAFLKNNRPIISYFNKSYFKWKNISRPILKIIVKHPKYISSRISYKLFLKHALYLSHLPTANIIKDTKLYSGRLINIAIYTTIAGVIIVLLLGILFFRYFNKNKFIEIETLLKSEQRFKSFFYNLPLPSFIVDVESGRFMDANNIAVKFYGYSKDELLNMDVDDINVSHTPQELKTFRRTAAAEGGRVAVFQHKLKNGEIKIVQPHITVITLNDKRCLLVIILDITEKIANEKWMHTLYTAIENGPDWMMVTDRLGNIEYANSGAENISGYKKEELIGKNPRIFKSGLYKAEFYKTFWDTISSGEVFKGIFTNRRKNGELFTLDATVVPIKNKEDSKVINFVSIAKDITQEKTLGEELRYISLHDPLTNLPNRSFFISRIDGYLGRGEYKGLNASLAVIDFYKLSYINNTYGYSVGDKLLQSFSKRLNKVMRDGDIAARVGDDKFGILFTDLQNKEDILRIIDRIKEEFKNPLYIEDESAPKLEAEDYYSITNIKEAIPESFNISFTMGVSIFPDDGKNAGDLLKSADIALSSAKEQGEGEYEFFTASMNTMASEFLLMKNSVINAFKNREFLIHYQPYFDIKTGKICGMEALARWNNKDAGFIPPVKFIPLLEKTGLIRRFEEFLIDKICGNLKEWKEKGLNIAPVSMNISPASFRKEGLIGMVVSALDKYGINLSMLNIEITEGLFIQNFDYALKILNAFKEKGIKISLDDFGTGYSSLSYIKNIPADFIKIDISFIRGMMENPKDLAIVNTVVVLASKLGMKTIAEGVETEEQLEILNSFGCDMVQGYLFSKPVPEDELLRFLREP